Proteins from a genomic interval of Equus quagga isolate Etosha38 chromosome 13, UCLA_HA_Equagga_1.0, whole genome shotgun sequence:
- the ANGPTL1 gene encoding angiopoietin-related protein 1: protein MQKDIKQPHFKMKAFIWTLSVLFFLLMGSGHCRGGQFKIKKITQRRYPRATEGKEEAKKCAYTFLVPEQKITGPICVNTKGQDAGTIKHMITRMDLENLKDVLSRQKREIDVLQLVVDVDGNIVNEVKLLRKESRNMNSRVTQLYMQLLHEIIRKRDNSLELSQLENKILNVTTEMLKMATRYRELEVKYASLTDLVNNQSVMITLLEEQCLRIFSRQDPHVSPPLVQVVPQHIPNSHQYTPGLLGSNEIQRDPGYPRDLMPLPDLATSPTKSPFKRPPVTFINEGPFKDCQHAKEAGHSVSGIYMIKPENSRGPMQLWCEHSLDPGGWTVIQKRMDGSVNFFRNWENYKKGFGNIDGEYWLGLENIYTLSNQDNYKLLIELEDWSDKKVYAEYSSFRLEPESEFYRLRLGTYQGNAGDSMMWHNGKQFTTLDRDKDMYAGNCAHFHKGGWWYNACAHSNLNGVWHRGGQYRSKYQDGVFWAEYRGGSYSLRAVQMMIKPID from the exons ATGCAAAAag acatcaaACAACCTCATTTCAAAATGAAGGCTTTTATCTGGACGCTAAGTGTGCTATTCTTCCTACTAATGGGCAGTGGACATTGCAGAGGAGGacagttcaaaataaaaaaaataacccagAGGAGATACCCTCGTGCCACAGAAGGTAAAGAGGAAGCAAAGAAATGTGCATACACATTCCTGGTACCCGAACAAAAAATAACAGGGCCAATTTGTGTCAACACCAAAGGACAAGATGCAGGTACCATTAAACACATGATCACcaggatggaccttgaaaacctGAAGGACGTGCTCTCCAGGCAGAAGCGGGAGATAGATGTCCTGCAACTGGTGGTGGATGTAGATGGAAACATTGTGAATGAGGTAAAGCTGCTGAGAAAAGAAAGCCGTAACATGAATTCTCGTGTTACTCAACTCTATATGCAACTATTACATGAGATTATCCGTAAGAGGGATAATTCACTTGAACTTTCTCagttggaaaataaaatcctCAATGTCACCACAGAAATGTTGAAGATGGCAACAAGGTACAGGGAACTGGAGGTGAAATATGCTTCTTTGACTGATCTTGTCAATAACCAATCTGTGATGATCACTTTGTTGGAAGAACAGTGCTTAAGGATATTTTCCCGACAAGACCCCCATGTGTCTCCTCCTCTTGTCCAGGTGGTGCCACAACATATTCCTAACAGTCACCAGTATACTCCTGGTCTGCTGGGAAGTAATGAGATACAGAGGGATCCAGGTTATCCTAGAGATTTAATGCCACTACCAGATCTGGCAACTTCTCCCACCAAAAGCCCTTTCAAGAGACCACCAGTAACTTTCATCAATGAAG GACCATTCAAAGACTGTCAGCATGCAAAAGAAGCTGGACACTCAGTAAGTGGAATTTATATGATTAAACCTGAAAACAGCAGAGGACCGATGCAGTTATGGTGTGAgcacagtttggatcctgggggttGGACTGTTATTCAGAAAAGAATGGATGGCTCTGTCAACTTCTTCAGAAATTGGGAAAATTATAAG AAAGGGTTTGGAAACATTGATGGAGAATACTGGCTTGGACTGGAAAATATCTATACGCTTAGCAATCAAGATAATTATAAATTGTTGATTGAATTAGAAGACTGGAGTGATAAAAAAGTCTACGCAGAATATAGCAGCTTTCGTCTGGAGCCTGAGAGCGAATTCTATAGACTGCGCCTGGGAACTTACCAGGGAAATGCAGGGGACTCTATGATGTGGCACAATGGCAAACAGTTCACCACACTAGACAGAGATAAAGATATGTATGCAG GAAACTGCGCGCACTTCCATAAAGGAGGATGGTGGTACAACGCCTGCGCACACTCTAACCTGAATGGAGTGTGGCACAGAGGAGGCCAGTACAGAAGCAAGTACCAAGATGGAGTATTCTGGGCCGAATATCGAGGCGGGTCATACTCCTTGAGAGCAGTTCAGATGATGATCAAGCCTATTGACTGA